One window of the Nicotiana tabacum cultivar K326 chromosome 4, ASM71507v2, whole genome shotgun sequence genome contains the following:
- the LOC107771430 gene encoding nuclear pore complex protein NUP50B translates to MGDTENSLQPSKKRAALKEISRDNPGLDDDEDTADQETGTFKRASEEVMASRRIVKVRRNQTTSTATAPSSNPFAAIRLPTESGVTSAVTTSNVESGKPEETGDAGEATGKEEGDVNKEGKKEPDQTSKTSEGNVDEPNANEEKDEIPNEPEKPESAEKKVAEDEKIQDETKEGTVVEKSESESKKDVEVEKTENEEQIDAGGEKSEKGTETASFSSFQQLSSSQNAFTGLAGTGFTSTTFSFGAISKEGSPLGFGSESGAGFGSLFGAKSDQPSFGLTLPTNGNNTLFGNSGSSIVNKGEGTGFPSKEEVSVETGEENEKPVFTADSVLFEFLDGGWKERGKGELKVNVSTAGEGKARLVMRTKGNYRLILNASLYPEMKLTNMDKRGLTFACLNSAGDGKEGLSTIALKFKDASIVEEFRAAVAKHKGTTTGSLKTPENSPKASDD, encoded by the coding sequence ATGGGAGACACAGAGAATTCTCTTCAACCATCAAAGAAAAGGGCGGCTCTAAAGGAAATATCACGGGACAATCCTGGtcttgatgatgatgaagatacAGCTGATCAAGAAACTGGAACTTTCAAGAGAGCAAGTGAAGAGGTGATGGCAAGTAGAAGAATTGTCAAAGTTCGTCGCAATCAAACTACATCAACCGCAACTGCACCTTCATCTAATCCTTTTGCAGCGATTCGCTTGCCTACTGAATCTGGTGTCACTTCTGCTGTGACCACAAGCAATGTTGAGAGTGGGAAACCAGAAGAAACAGGTGATGCTGGTGAGGCAACTGGAAAGGAAGAAGGTGATGTGAATAAGGAAGGTAAAAAGGAACCTGATCAAACTTCTAAGACATCAGAAGGTAATGTTGATGAACCTAACGCTAACGAGGAGAAAGATGAAATTCCTAATGAGCCTGAAAAACCTGAATCTGCTGAAAAGAAGGTGGCTGAAGATGAGAAAATCCAGGATGAAACCAAGGAAGGCACAGTAGTTGAGAAGAGTGAAAGTGAAAGTAAGAAGGATGTGGAAGTCGAGAAAACAGAGAATGAAGAACAAATTGATGCGGGTGGTGAAAAAAGTGAGAAGGGTACAGAAACTGCATCATTTAGCTCATTCCAACAGCTTTCAAGTAGCCAAAATGCTTTCACAGGACTTGCAGGGACTGGGTTCACCAGCACTACGTTCTCCTTTGGAGCTATTTCAAAAGAGGGATCTCCTCTAGGCTTTGGCTCTGAATCAGGTGCTGGTTTTGGTTCTCTCTTTGGAGCAAAAAGTGACCAGCCATCTTTTGGGCTTACTCTTCCCACTAATGGAAATAACACTCTGTTTGGAAACTCAGGGTCATCCATTGTGAACAAGGGTGAGGGTACTGGATTTCCTTCCAAAGAAGAGGTCTCTGTTGAAACAGGGGAGGAGAATGAAAAGCCCGTATTCACAGCTGATTCCGTGCTGTTTGAATTTCTTGATGGAGGGTGGAAAGAGCGGGGCAAGGGAGAACTAAAGGTAAATGTTTCTACAGCAGGAGAGGGAAAAGCTAGACTTGTTATGAGGACCAAAGGAAATTACAGGTTGATCTTGAATGCAAGCCTTTATCCAGAAATGAAGctcacaaatatggataaaagagggCTTACTTTTGCTTGCCTGAATAGTGCTGGTGACGGGAAAGAAGGGCTTTCTACAATTGCTCTGAAGTTCAAGGATGCATCCATTGTTGAGGAGTTTCGAGCTGCTGTTGCGAAACATAAAGGTACTACAACTGGTTCCTTGAAGACACCTGAAAACTCTCCTAAAGCTTCAGATGATTGA